One genomic window of Desulfobulbaceae bacterium includes the following:
- a CDS encoding FtsX-like permease family protein, with amino-acid sequence MLLAVGIGVTSVILLVSLGESARMYISDQFSSMGSNLLVILPGRSETVGGPPPLLGITPRDLTLADAASLARISAIRRVSPIIVGAAPISREQKEREVTVLGSSRELFAMRRLEFSQGAVFPESGDRFLPLCVLGSKAKQELFGNDNALGEKIRIGDYRFQITGVLKRKATSLGDELEDAVFVPVGSAQALFNTSSLFRIVVEAESEVAIPRVKEAVIAAIRDRHDGEDDITVITQDAILATFNRIFKTLTLSVAGIAAISLVVSGIIIMNVMLVAVSSRRAEIGLLKALGSSRRLILTVFLAEAAMISGFGALAGLGVGLVGIRLLAWFLPQFPIVLAPWAPVLGFSVAVICGLLFGFLPARRAAALVAADALARR; translated from the coding sequence ATGCTCCTGGCTGTAGGTATTGGAGTGACCTCGGTGATACTCTTAGTATCGCTGGGTGAGAGCGCTAGGATGTATATCAGCGATCAGTTCTCCTCCATGGGCAGTAATCTGCTGGTGATCCTGCCTGGCCGTTCAGAGACCGTGGGCGGCCCTCCTCCGTTGCTTGGCATTACTCCCCGTGATCTGACTTTGGCTGATGCCGCCTCTCTGGCCCGCATCAGCGCCATTCGGCGCGTATCTCCGATTATCGTTGGCGCAGCCCCGATATCGCGAGAGCAGAAGGAGCGCGAGGTTACGGTTTTGGGCTCGTCCAGAGAACTTTTTGCCATGCGGAGGCTTGAGTTCAGCCAAGGGGCGGTTTTTCCTGAGAGCGGAGATCGTTTTTTGCCGCTCTGTGTGCTGGGTTCCAAGGCCAAGCAGGAACTCTTTGGCAACGATAACGCCTTGGGGGAGAAGATCAGGATAGGTGATTACCGTTTTCAGATTACTGGCGTTCTTAAGCGGAAGGCCACTTCTTTGGGTGATGAGTTGGAAGATGCCGTGTTTGTCCCGGTCGGTTCTGCTCAGGCGCTGTTTAATACCTCCTCGCTCTTTCGGATTGTGGTTGAAGCGGAGAGTGAGGTGGCGATTCCTCGGGTCAAGGAGGCGGTGATTGCCGCCATTCGCGACCGTCATGACGGGGAAGATGATATCACCGTGATCACTCAGGACGCCATCCTTGCTACCTTTAATAGAATTTTCAAGACCTTGACCTTGAGTGTGGCCGGGATCGCTGCTATCAGCCTGGTGGTGTCCGGGATTATTATCATGAATGTGATGCTGGTCGCCGTATCCAGCCGCCGTGCCGAAATCGGTCTTCTTAAAGCTCTTGGTTCGTCACGGCGGCTTATCCTGACGGTTTTTCTGGCCGAGGCGGCGATGATTTCCGGGTTTGGAGCCTTGGCCGGGTTGGGAGTGGGGCTTGTCGGTATCCGGTTGTTGGCCTGGTTTTTGCCGCAATTTCCCATCGTTCTTGCGCCTTGGGCGCCTGTGCTCGGATTTAGTGTAGCGGTGATCTGCGGACTGTTGTTTGGTTTCTTGCCTGCCCGCCGTGCCGCGGCATTAGTTGCGGCCGATGCCTTGGCCCGGAGATAA
- a CDS encoding ABC transporter permease, producing the protein MRAADFLLVTFTSVRDQRMRSALTALGIAVGIGAVVLLTSLGEGIHRFVLAEFTQFGTNLIAINPGKTSTFGVSGAVISNVRPLSLDDAQALATITGVRKVVPVVQGNAAIEGGGRQRRAAVFGVGPAVPDVWQLPVAAGRFLPDDPPRTARPYVVIGSRLRSELFGDSPYLGARLRVGGELYRVIGGMEEKGQMLGFDLDDAVYIPITKAMALFNRESLMEVDLLYASGFSADTIAVAARNLLIKRHGREDFTITTQEQMLESLSSVLDILTIAVGALGGISLVVGGVGIFTIMTIAVNERRSEIGLLSALGASRLLILGLFLGEALTLAMIGGVAGLFLGAGGAWLLGKLIPALPSHTSWFFVVLAEGCAALIGVLAGVLPARQASRLPPVEALRAE; encoded by the coding sequence ATGCGTGCTGCTGACTTTCTGCTCGTTACCTTTACCTCTGTCCGTGATCAGCGGATGCGCAGCGCTCTAACAGCCTTGGGGATTGCGGTGGGGATCGGTGCGGTGGTGCTCCTTACCTCTTTAGGCGAGGGGATCCACCGTTTTGTCCTTGCCGAGTTTACTCAGTTCGGCACTAACTTGATTGCCATCAATCCCGGGAAGACGTCGACCTTTGGTGTGTCCGGGGCTGTGATCAGTAATGTCCGCCCGTTAAGCTTGGATGATGCCCAGGCCCTGGCCACCATCACCGGGGTGCGTAAGGTAGTCCCGGTGGTTCAGGGCAATGCCGCCATTGAAGGCGGTGGGCGTCAGCGTCGAGCAGCAGTCTTCGGCGTGGGGCCAGCGGTCCCTGATGTCTGGCAGCTCCCGGTTGCCGCCGGGCGGTTTCTCCCTGATGACCCTCCACGCACGGCTCGCCCCTATGTGGTGATTGGCAGTCGCCTACGTTCGGAACTTTTTGGCGACTCACCTTATTTGGGAGCGAGGCTCAGGGTGGGCGGGGAGTTGTACCGGGTGATCGGAGGGATGGAGGAAAAAGGTCAGATGTTGGGCTTTGATCTGGACGATGCGGTCTATATTCCGATAACCAAGGCCATGGCCTTGTTCAACCGGGAGAGTCTGATGGAGGTTGATCTGCTCTATGCCTCAGGATTCAGCGCTGATACGATTGCTGTTGCGGCTAGAAATCTGTTAATCAAACGTCATGGGCGGGAAGATTTTACCATTACCACCCAGGAGCAGATGCTTGAGAGTCTAAGCTCTGTGCTCGATATTCTGACCATTGCGGTCGGGGCGTTGGGTGGCATTTCTCTGGTTGTCGGTGGGGTGGGGATTTTTACTATTATGACTATTGCCGTCAACGAACGCCGATCCGAGATTGGTTTGCTCTCTGCCTTGGGCGCAAGCCGTTTGCTGATCCTTGGCCTTTTTCTAGGCGAGGCGTTGACGTTGGCAATGATTGGTGGGGTGGCAGGTCTTTTCCTCGGAGCGGGAGGTGCCTGGCTGTTAGGGAAGTTGATTCCTGCTCTGCCAAGCCACACCTCGTGGTTTTTTGTGGTGTTGGCCGAGGGCTGTGCGGCTCTGATCGGTGTGCTTGCCGGGGTGCTGCCTGCCCGTCAGGCATCGCGACTTCCTCCGGTTGAGGCCTTGCGAGCGGAGTAG
- a CDS encoding MCE family protein codes for MSKHANPVLIGAFVIGAMALGIITVLLLAGGQWFIEPRQHIMYFDGGGQGLQEGAPVVFLGVKVGTVKRIHLGLDHESSTFMVAVTIEIQPSMVESNTQEQVDLRDPVTIRALVERGLRARLRMQSLLTGQLYVDLDFYPEKPARFISKQPEISEIPTIPTTVDELASKLEGFPADKFFADVSIISESVKKILATPEVQALPSRLEATLVHLTSLTQKLDSMAPPLLAEVQTDLAEMRKALTSAQTAAKKIGAAADKTGIAAMNISALTDPKAPVIENFADAGKELAETAKTVRDLTDNQSPTISTLQAALKEMARAAQAMRILAETLEQQPEAILRGKKNNNEK; via the coding sequence ATGAGCAAACACGCCAATCCGGTGCTGATCGGCGCCTTTGTCATCGGGGCGATGGCCCTGGGAATAATCACCGTCCTGCTCCTGGCTGGCGGACAATGGTTTATAGAGCCGCGCCAACACATCATGTACTTCGACGGAGGTGGCCAAGGCCTACAAGAAGGGGCACCGGTGGTGTTTCTCGGGGTAAAGGTAGGGACTGTGAAACGGATTCACTTAGGGCTCGACCATGAGAGTAGCACCTTCATGGTGGCGGTGACCATAGAGATTCAACCGTCCATGGTCGAGAGCAATACCCAGGAACAAGTGGACCTCCGAGATCCAGTCACTATTCGTGCACTGGTTGAACGAGGCCTGCGCGCCCGTCTTCGGATGCAGAGCCTGCTGACCGGGCAGCTCTATGTTGATCTTGACTTCTACCCCGAAAAACCAGCCCGGTTTATCAGCAAACAACCAGAAATCAGTGAAATCCCGACCATTCCCACCACGGTGGATGAACTAGCCAGCAAGCTGGAAGGATTCCCGGCAGATAAATTCTTTGCCGATGTTTCGATCATCAGCGAATCAGTCAAAAAAATCCTGGCGACACCCGAAGTTCAAGCTCTCCCCAGCCGTCTGGAAGCAACCCTTGTCCACCTGACTTCACTGACCCAGAAACTTGACTCCATGGCCCCGCCGCTCTTAGCAGAAGTACAAACCGACCTCGCCGAGATGCGTAAGGCCCTGACCAGCGCTCAAACAGCGGCGAAAAAGATTGGGGCAGCGGCTGACAAGACCGGCATCGCGGCCATGAACATCAGCGCCCTTACCGACCCGAAGGCGCCGGTTATCGAAAATTTTGCCGACGCAGGCAAGGAGCTGGCGGAAACGGCCAAAACGGTACGCGACCTCACCGATAACCAATCCCCCACCATCTCCACTCTCCAGGCAGCCCTTAAAGAGATGGCCCGCGCCGCCCAAGCCATGAGGATTCTTGCAGAAACCCTTGAACAGCAACCAGAAGCGATCCTCCGAGGCAAAAAAAACAACAACGAAAAGTGA
- a CDS encoding YkgJ family cysteine cluster protein — protein sequence MNQITKSFPEGMTPLGKTHFAFRCHPGVSCFTQCCRKLELFLYPYDIIRLKNNLGIDSETFLNTYAGVVAGSNLYFPSIILRMRDNEEHTCPFLGEGGVGCTVYPDRPSACRTYPLERAVDRSSRSGRPDEYYFMTNHDYCHGHEETQTQTVTDWLRDQRLLDYNLMDDLWAEMDTLFASNPWQGEGAAGPRQQMAFMVCYNIDGFRSLVREQDLLSQFKLSRSEVAACENDDEALLKFGFKWLQMMLVNRPTLKQRRR from the coding sequence ATGAATCAGATTACAAAATCATTTCCAGAAGGTATGACCCCTCTGGGCAAGACCCATTTTGCCTTTCGTTGCCACCCTGGGGTCTCCTGTTTCACCCAGTGCTGTCGCAAGCTCGAACTCTTCCTCTATCCGTATGACATTATCCGGCTCAAGAATAATTTGGGTATTGATTCTGAGACCTTTCTTAACACCTATGCCGGAGTGGTAGCGGGGAGCAACCTCTATTTCCCCTCGATCATCTTGAGGATGCGCGATAACGAGGAGCATACCTGTCCGTTTCTTGGTGAGGGTGGGGTTGGCTGCACGGTATATCCAGACCGGCCTTCTGCCTGCCGCACCTACCCTTTGGAACGGGCGGTGGATCGTTCTTCCCGTTCCGGGCGGCCTGACGAGTATTATTTTATGACCAATCATGATTACTGCCACGGTCATGAGGAGACCCAGACTCAGACGGTCACTGACTGGCTGCGCGATCAGCGCCTCCTCGATTACAATTTGATGGATGACCTCTGGGCTGAGATGGACACCCTGTTTGCCTCTAACCCCTGGCAGGGCGAGGGGGCCGCCGGGCCTCGCCAGCAGATGGCTTTCATGGTCTGCTATAATATTGATGGATTTCGGAGTCTGGTTCGGGAACAGGATTTGCTCTCCCAGTTTAAACTCAGTCGGTCCGAGGTTGCGGCCTGTGAGAACGATGACGAGGCCTTGCTCAAGTTTGGTTTCAAATGGCTGCAGATGATGCTGGTCAACCGGCCTACCCTGAAGCAGCGCAGGCGTTAA
- a CDS encoding efflux RND transporter periplasmic adaptor subunit, which yields MTPARIVGWLLVAALAAGVGWVVWQRMKPKPLQVMVAKVERGNVLQLVANTRAGTVKACRQADLSPGVGGQIATLPVKKGDQVKEGDLLIEVWNKDLSSQLTLATSEGRAAAARARALLRQSELSLREAGRMKKLRATAAISVETLDQANTRAVIDQAQYAAALAEEQVIRDRLNLLAVEMERTRLLAPFAGIVAEVNGELSEYVTPSPPGIPTPPTVILLDTSCFYVSAPIDEVDAAAITVGMPTTITLDAFAARHFAGQVRRIDPYVLDREKQARTVEVEVSFVTLSDTVNLLSGYSADVEIVVDSRDKVLSIPTQAVLDGGRRVLVFDAQSARVHDRAIAVGLGNWQVTEVVSGLSEGEKVVLSTDRPGLKDNVRAEIEASP from the coding sequence ATGACACCTGCCCGGATCGTTGGTTGGTTGCTTGTTGCGGCTCTTGCTGCTGGAGTGGGGTGGGTGGTGTGGCAACGGATGAAGCCGAAACCGTTACAGGTGATGGTGGCCAAGGTTGAACGGGGTAATGTTCTGCAATTGGTGGCCAATACCCGTGCCGGGACGGTTAAGGCCTGCCGCCAGGCCGATCTATCTCCCGGTGTTGGCGGCCAGATTGCTACCCTGCCGGTGAAGAAGGGCGATCAGGTGAAGGAAGGGGACCTCTTGATTGAAGTTTGGAATAAGGACCTCTCTTCTCAGTTGACTCTTGCCACCAGTGAAGGGAGGGCGGCTGCGGCCCGTGCCCGCGCCCTTCTCCGGCAGTCCGAGCTTTCCCTGCGTGAGGCGGGACGAATGAAAAAGTTGCGAGCGACTGCGGCAATCTCTGTTGAAACTCTGGATCAGGCCAACACTCGCGCTGTTATTGATCAGGCCCAGTATGCCGCTGCCCTTGCCGAAGAACAGGTCATTCGTGATCGGTTGAACCTTCTGGCAGTTGAAATGGAACGAACCCGGCTTCTTGCTCCCTTTGCCGGGATTGTCGCTGAGGTAAATGGCGAGTTGAGTGAGTACGTCACCCCTTCGCCGCCCGGCATCCCCACCCCGCCCACCGTTATTCTGTTGGATACCAGCTGTTTTTATGTCAGTGCCCCCATTGATGAGGTCGATGCTGCAGCGATCACCGTAGGTATGCCGACGACCATCACCCTTGATGCCTTTGCCGCTCGTCATTTTGCCGGTCAGGTCCGGCGGATTGATCCCTATGTCCTGGATCGCGAAAAACAGGCTCGCACCGTGGAGGTCGAGGTCTCCTTCGTTACTTTAAGCGACACGGTTAATCTGCTTTCCGGGTATAGCGCTGATGTCGAAATTGTTGTCGATAGTCGGGATAAGGTGCTGTCCATACCAACACAGGCTGTGTTGGATGGGGGGCGACGGGTTTTGGTTTTCGATGCACAGTCAGCCCGAGTGCATGACCGGGCGATTGCCGTAGGTCTTGGCAACTGGCAGGTGACCGAGGTGGTAAGCGGCCTGAGCGAGGGGGAGAAGGTTGTGCTCTCAACCGACAGACCAGGGCTTAAGGACAATGTTCGAGCGGAGATCGAGGCCTCACCGTGA
- a CDS encoding diguanylate cyclase — translation MTSTEPTQAKKKTFSLFGLIDCPSGTFLGCFFQKCLDTSITGKLIGILVVSLLGFSLLISFNTITLERIAVRNHVIKDVFIPQYKISQYILRSINGFKISLIHILAKPQLSENDYDILANEQRLADLNLMVNALQNGGAVQDVAKVAKRTLDVFVVEVSDDPRINAIFDSIKEKALVLEQSNQALNQCLLGQCDVDEKDELVSELNESLGDVYGLLIDMAVESNKDQNDQFKELEHIINVSKSRSIIIGICIAVILAIATLLYIFIIATPLRSILEKITFIARGEGDRSQRIEVKSNDEVGRLAHQLNIMVDNIFSLNTFKAIIEEEESTTEVNLRLARLLQDRYHLDKLYIYEITGSKNNMSVAYASNFDYVCSAEIFEESNFCRAKRTGHAISSLEFPEICKQFPHKDLFEHHCIPMIANGKVVGVVQFLHEIASAPQSRENFELLVKRATRYIQEATPVIEAKRFASALHETTMRDPMTDLYNRRFLETYSNTLVASTVRRGARVGILMCDMDFFKVVNDTYGHETGDVVLIKTAEVLKSCVRASDMVIRYGGEEFIVLLIDVKSTQDTMALAEKIRATMEDTVINVPTGTLKKTISIGVSEFPQDTDGFWEAIKFADVALYRAKEEGRNKVIRFTADMWGQEKY, via the coding sequence ATGACTTCCACAGAACCCACTCAAGCTAAGAAAAAAACATTTTCGCTCTTTGGTCTGATCGACTGTCCTTCCGGAACATTTTTGGGGTGTTTTTTTCAAAAATGCCTTGATACCAGTATTACCGGAAAATTAATTGGCATACTGGTGGTATCTCTTCTTGGGTTTTCCTTGCTGATTTCCTTTAACACCATCACACTTGAAAGAATTGCAGTCAGAAATCATGTCATTAAAGATGTTTTTATTCCCCAATATAAAATAAGCCAATATATCTTGCGATCAATCAATGGGTTTAAGATTTCTCTTATTCACATCCTCGCAAAACCGCAACTTTCTGAGAACGACTACGATATCCTTGCCAATGAACAACGACTTGCCGATTTGAATCTCATGGTCAACGCGTTGCAAAATGGAGGAGCAGTCCAGGATGTTGCCAAGGTCGCAAAGAGAACTCTCGATGTCTTTGTAGTTGAGGTGTCAGACGATCCTCGCATCAATGCTATTTTTGACTCTATTAAAGAAAAAGCACTTGTCTTGGAACAATCCAATCAGGCGCTGAATCAGTGTCTTTTGGGTCAATGCGATGTTGATGAAAAAGATGAACTTGTCTCTGAGTTGAATGAATCTCTTGGTGATGTGTATGGACTGCTGATTGACATGGCAGTTGAGAGTAATAAAGACCAAAATGATCAATTTAAAGAACTGGAACATATTATCAATGTCTCCAAATCTCGTTCGATTATTATCGGAATATGTATTGCTGTAATTCTAGCGATTGCTACCTTGCTGTATATTTTTATTATTGCGACTCCCTTACGGAGTATTCTGGAAAAGATTACTTTCATCGCCAGGGGGGAGGGGGATCGTTCCCAGAGAATTGAGGTCAAAAGCAATGATGAAGTTGGTCGGCTTGCTCATCAGTTGAACATCATGGTTGATAATATCTTCAGCCTCAATACATTTAAGGCGATTATTGAGGAGGAAGAATCCACTACTGAAGTTAATCTTCGTTTGGCTCGGCTCTTACAGGACCGATACCATCTGGATAAACTGTATATTTACGAGATTACCGGATCAAAAAATAACATGTCTGTGGCTTATGCCTCTAATTTTGATTACGTCTGCAGTGCCGAAATTTTTGAAGAATCAAATTTTTGTCGGGCCAAACGCACCGGCCATGCCATTTCATCCCTTGAATTCCCTGAAATCTGCAAACAGTTCCCTCATAAAGATCTTTTTGAGCATCATTGTATCCCCATGATCGCCAACGGCAAGGTCGTTGGTGTGGTCCAGTTCCTTCATGAGATTGCAAGCGCTCCGCAAAGCCGAGAAAATTTCGAGCTTCTGGTGAAAAGGGCCACTCGTTATATTCAGGAGGCAACACCGGTAATCGAGGCAAAACGTTTTGCCTCAGCCCTGCATGAGACCACCATGCGTGATCCCATGACCGACCTCTACAACAGGCGTTTCCTTGAAACGTATTCCAACACCTTGGTGGCCAGTACCGTTCGGCGCGGCGCCAGAGTTGGTATCTTGATGTGTGATATGGACTTTTTCAAGGTGGTCAATGACACCTATGGTCATGAAACTGGTGACGTTGTTCTGATTAAGACGGCAGAGGTGTTGAAGAGCTGCGTCAGGGCCTCGGATATGGTGATCCGTTACGGGGGGGAGGAGTTTATAGTTTTGCTCATTGACGTGAAGAGTACCCAAGACACCATGGCGCTGGCTGAGAAAATACGCGCAACTATGGAAGATACCGTGATTAATGTCCCTACCGGGACCTTGAAGAAGACTATAAGCATCGGCGTTAGTGAATTTCCGCAGGACACGGATGGTTTCTGGGAGGCGATTAAATTTGCCGATGTGGCCCTCTACCGGGCAAAAGAGGAAGGTCGAAACAAGGTCATCAGATTTACCGCAGACATGTGGGGACAAGAGAAATATTGA
- a CDS encoding ABC transporter ATP-binding protein has product MISLEGVERIFQVGEEDVHALREVTTSVEAGEYIAIMGPSGSGKSTLLNILGLLDRPDKGIYRLAGQNVSDLDEDSQARVRSQHVGFVFQFFHLVPRLSAAGNIELPMILAGIDPAIRREKVALALAAFGLSDRARHLPAQLSGGQRQRVAIARATIMDPRLILADEPTGNLDRVSGREVIDILEGLNRQGITLIMVTHDQAIGARAGRRLNMVDGKIV; this is encoded by the coding sequence GTGATCTCTCTTGAAGGGGTGGAGCGGATTTTTCAGGTGGGCGAGGAGGATGTCCATGCCCTGCGTGAGGTGACCACCTCTGTCGAAGCTGGTGAGTACATTGCTATCATGGGGCCTTCCGGGTCGGGTAAGTCGACCCTGCTTAATATCCTGGGATTGCTTGATCGGCCAGACAAGGGCATCTACCGACTAGCAGGTCAAAACGTCTCCGACCTTGATGAGGATAGTCAGGCTAGGGTGCGGAGTCAGCATGTCGGCTTCGTTTTTCAGTTCTTCCATCTGGTGCCCCGATTGAGTGCTGCAGGTAATATCGAATTGCCCATGATCCTGGCTGGGATCGATCCGGCAATACGACGAGAAAAGGTGGCATTGGCCCTGGCTGCCTTTGGCTTAAGTGACCGGGCTCGGCATCTTCCCGCCCAACTCTCCGGCGGACAGCGGCAACGAGTCGCCATTGCCCGAGCCACTATTATGGATCCCCGGCTGATCCTCGCTGATGAACCTACTGGTAATCTGGATCGGGTTTCTGGCAGGGAGGTGATTGATATCCTCGAAGGTCTCAATCGCCAAGGGATCACCTTGATTATGGTTACTCACGACCAGGCCATTGGCGCCAGGGCTGGCCGACGTCTTAACATGGTCGATGGCAAGATTGTTTGA
- a CDS encoding DUF2721 domain-containing protein → MDITLTTPALLFPAISLLLVAYTNRFNTIGGRVRMLHSQYKLNQDDILVGQIDSLRKRLYLIRNMQAFGVASLFLCVLCLFVLFAGEIFVGKIIFSLSLILMMISLGLSFREILLSVNALDIELSGIRKKDVIK, encoded by the coding sequence ATGGACATTACCTTAACTACACCAGCTCTACTCTTTCCTGCGATTTCACTGTTGTTGGTGGCATATACCAATCGATTCAATACAATTGGTGGACGTGTTCGTATGCTCCATTCTCAATACAAACTTAATCAGGATGATATATTAGTTGGTCAGATAGATAGTTTGAGGAAAAGATTGTATCTGATTAGAAATATGCAGGCGTTTGGTGTTGCCAGTCTTTTCTTGTGTGTTTTGTGCCTGTTTGTGCTTTTTGCCGGAGAAATTTTTGTTGGGAAAATAATATTTAGTTTAAGCTTAATTTTGATGATGATTTCCTTAGGGTTGTCTTTTCGTGAAATTTTACTTTCAGTCAATGCGTTAGATATTGAGCTTAGTGGTATTCGAAAAAAAGACGTCATTAAGTAG